From one Pseudomonas sp. S35 genomic stretch:
- a CDS encoding cobalt-precorrin-6A reductase: MKRILLLGGVTEALAIARTLGPEHIYSLAGVGRVPTDLNCQVRVGGYGGAEGLAQFVRDEQISLILDATHPYAAQISRNAAEAARLSGVPCWALRRPAWQPQAGDDWREVGDWAELVAALKPFKRPLFTLGREPLQHLDEIPPEQFWTLRALDVYPGNDRCEVIGARGPFLLEDERVLFERRGIDVLISKNSGSTATEPKLEVARERGVPVLVLKRPVLAAVDREFTTVAAALQAIQSP; the protein is encoded by the coding sequence ATGAAACGCATCTTGCTGCTGGGCGGCGTGACCGAAGCGTTGGCTATCGCGCGCACCTTGGGGCCGGAGCATATCTACAGTTTGGCGGGGGTGGGGCGTGTGCCTACCGATCTCAACTGCCAGGTGCGTGTCGGCGGTTATGGCGGCGCCGAAGGGTTGGCGCAGTTTGTTCGCGACGAACAGATCAGCCTGATCCTCGACGCGACCCATCCGTATGCGGCGCAGATCAGCCGCAATGCCGCCGAGGCTGCACGGTTAAGCGGTGTGCCGTGTTGGGCATTGCGTCGCCCAGCGTGGCAACCGCAGGCCGGTGACGATTGGCGAGAGGTCGGTGATTGGGCCGAGTTAGTTGCGGCGTTGAAACCCTTCAAGCGTCCATTGTTCACCTTGGGTCGCGAACCGTTGCAGCACCTCGATGAAATCCCGCCCGAGCAGTTCTGGACGTTGCGCGCGCTGGATGTGTATCCCGGCAATGATCGCTGTGAAGTGATTGGCGCACGCGGTCCGTTTCTGCTTGAAGATGAACGCGTGTTGTTTGAACGGCGTGGGATTGATGTGTTGATCAGCAAGAACAGCGGCAGTACGGCGACCGAGCCGAAGCTGGAAGTGGCGCGCGAGCGTGGGGTGCCGGTGCTGGTGTTGAAGCGGCCGGTGCTGGCGGCGGTGGATCGGGAGTTCACCACGGTGGCGGCGGCCTTGCAGGCAATCCAATCGCCCTGA
- a CDS encoding DUF6124 family protein, whose product MIKPTPNPPVRLFTVADGFSTEDLLVNLSETLASANALSCDLAFDLEGPKREELLGVAQLIELVQLLADRVHDGVGQTTAATS is encoded by the coding sequence ATGATTAAACCCACCCCAAATCCCCCCGTCCGGCTCTTCACCGTAGCCGACGGATTCAGCACCGAAGACCTGCTGGTCAACCTCAGCGAAACACTCGCCTCGGCCAATGCGCTGAGTTGTGATCTGGCCTTTGATTTGGAAGGCCCGAAACGCGAGGAATTGCTGGGCGTTGCGCAGTTGATTGAGCTGGTGCAGTTGTTGGCTGATCGGGTGCACGATGGTGTCGGGCAGACGACCGCCGCTACCAGCTAA
- a CDS encoding DUF2946 domain-containing protein: MARQRFAIAWIACLAVLFNAFAMPMAGAMQQTDDPVKRLMWGSFCSSNGASLKTIALGQLEIPAPQQDDHSTMQHCWCCSGSAPLVALPGHVPQVYVTRLESVENLPPPSTAPPTPHQQWPSLNPRASPTV, from the coding sequence ATGGCCCGTCAACGCTTTGCAATTGCCTGGATCGCCTGCCTTGCAGTGCTGTTCAATGCCTTTGCCATGCCAATGGCCGGTGCGATGCAGCAGACCGACGATCCGGTCAAGCGGCTGATGTGGGGCAGTTTCTGTTCGTCCAATGGCGCCAGCCTCAAGACCATCGCCCTGGGCCAGCTGGAGATTCCAGCGCCGCAGCAAGATGATCATTCCACCATGCAGCATTGCTGGTGTTGCTCCGGCTCGGCGCCGTTGGTGGCGTTGCCAGGGCATGTGCCGCAGGTGTATGTCACGCGGTTAGAGTCGGTCGAGAACCTGCCGCCACCATCAACGGCACCCCCTACCCCGCACCAGCAATGGCCGAGCCTCAACCCCCGCGCCTCTCCAACGGTCTGA
- the cbiE gene encoding precorrin-6y C5,15-methyltransferase (decarboxylating) subunit CbiE — protein sequence MSPWLTVVGIGEDGFKGLGRNARHALLRATRIIGAQRQLDLLPVCIRGERQLWPSPFSLEPVLTQPGTPVCVLASGDPMFYGVGASLARQVAAEELLILPAPSSVSLAAARLGWPLQDVVTLSVVARPVAAINAHLATGVRLLVLSNDGGSPALIAALLTDAGFGPSRLSVFEHLGGADERRIDGLAEDWQHASVADLNLVAIDCLASLETPRLSRLAGLPDSAFKHDGQLTKRDVRAMTLARLAPMPGELLWDVGAGSGSIGIEWMRAHPSCRALAIEADEGRQGLIEHNRDALGVPGLQLIRGKAPEALHGLTAPDAIFIGGGVTREGVLDTCWQHLRPGGRLVANAVTLQSEMTLMNWRAQHGGELTRIHVAQAQPLGEFDTWRQALPITLLEVVKPL from the coding sequence ATGTCGCCCTGGCTGACGGTTGTAGGCATCGGTGAAGACGGCTTCAAGGGACTGGGCAGAAATGCCCGGCATGCCTTGTTGCGCGCCACGCGGATTATAGGTGCTCAGCGCCAATTGGACCTGTTGCCGGTGTGTATTCGCGGTGAACGCCAGTTGTGGCCGAGCCCGTTTTCCCTGGAGCCGGTGCTGACGCAGCCCGGCACGCCGGTGTGTGTGCTGGCCAGTGGCGACCCGATGTTCTATGGCGTGGGCGCCAGCCTGGCGCGACAGGTGGCGGCTGAAGAACTGCTGATTTTGCCAGCGCCGTCATCGGTGTCGTTGGCGGCAGCTCGGCTGGGCTGGCCGTTGCAGGACGTGGTGACGCTGTCCGTGGTGGCTCGGCCAGTGGCGGCGATCAATGCGCACCTGGCCACGGGTGTGCGCTTATTGGTGCTGAGCAATGACGGGGGCAGCCCGGCGTTGATCGCCGCGTTGTTGACTGACGCCGGGTTTGGGCCCAGCCGGTTGAGCGTGTTTGAACACCTGGGCGGCGCAGATGAGCGGCGCATCGACGGTTTGGCTGAGGACTGGCAACACGCGTCGGTCGCCGATTTGAATCTGGTCGCCATCGACTGCCTGGCCTCTCTTGAAACACCACGTTTGTCACGTCTGGCAGGCCTGCCGGATTCAGCCTTCAAACACGATGGCCAACTGACCAAGCGCGATGTCCGCGCCATGACCCTCGCCCGCCTCGCCCCGATGCCCGGCGAACTGCTGTGGGACGTAGGCGCGGGCAGTGGCTCCATCGGAATCGAATGGATGCGTGCGCACCCGAGCTGCCGCGCCTTGGCGATTGAAGCAGACGAAGGCCGCCAGGGCCTGATCGAACACAACCGCGACGCCCTCGGCGTGCCCGGTTTGCAGTTGATTCGTGGCAAAGCCCCGGAGGCGCTGCACGGCCTTACGGCACCCGACGCGATTTTTATCGGCGGCGGTGTCACCCGTGAGGGCGTGCTCGACACCTGCTGGCAGCACCTGCGACCCGGTGGCCGGTTGGTCGCCAACGCGGTGACCCTGCAAAGTGAAATGACGCTGATGAACTGGCGCGCTCAACATGGCGGCGAACTGACGCGCATCCACGTGGCCCAGGCGCAGCCGTTGGGGGAATTTGACACGTGGCGGCAGGCATTGCCGATTACGTTGCTGGAAGTGGTCAAGCCGCTATGA
- a CDS encoding addiction module antidote protein: MNEFTDFDIAEHLTTPEDMAEYLEASFEEDAGDGLLIRSALNNIARAQGMTQIARDAGLGRESLYKALSSTGNPEFATIMKVMKALGLKLHATTV; the protein is encoded by the coding sequence ATGAATGAATTCACTGACTTCGACATAGCCGAGCATCTGACGACTCCTGAGGACATGGCGGAGTATCTCGAAGCTTCTTTCGAAGAGGACGCCGGTGACGGATTGCTGATTCGTTCAGCGCTTAACAATATCGCCCGCGCCCAAGGCATGACCCAAATTGCTCGCGACGCCGGCCTCGGACGCGAAAGCTTATATAAAGCCCTCTCCAGCACTGGCAATCCCGAGTTCGCGACTATCATGAAAGTCATGAAGGCTTTGGGCCTCAAGCTTCACGCCACGACGGTATGA